The proteins below come from a single Myxococcota bacterium genomic window:
- a CDS encoding acyl-CoA thioesterase: MSDSRFYTPVATHNPRRFLLPVANDLLVGPAERQFMMGGVGLGSAIHALETATGRPLIWATAQYLSFAPPGATVDIDVHIPVTGKTVTQARVVSHVGEREILTVNAALGSRPDQAGRQHVPMPEVPPPDACPVHEPHFVAEDDLHTRLERRDVVDTTTDHDGHARVWIRTLEDEPITAGLLAIFADFLPGSIPVTRGSSSLDNTLRICRLVPARWCLIDSRVQGMASGFFHGELSLFAEDGTLLATASQSGALPKRR; encoded by the coding sequence TTGTCCGATTCGCGCTTCTATACGCCCGTCGCGACCCACAACCCAAGGCGCTTCCTGTTGCCCGTGGCGAACGACCTGCTCGTCGGACCGGCCGAGCGGCAGTTCATGATGGGCGGCGTGGGTCTCGGGTCCGCGATCCACGCCCTGGAGACGGCGACCGGGCGCCCGCTGATCTGGGCCACCGCCCAGTACCTCTCGTTCGCACCGCCCGGAGCCACCGTCGATATCGACGTGCACATTCCCGTGACCGGGAAGACCGTGACCCAGGCGCGCGTGGTGAGCCACGTGGGCGAGCGCGAGATCCTGACGGTGAACGCCGCGCTCGGCTCCCGGCCCGACCAGGCCGGGCGCCAGCACGTCCCCATGCCCGAGGTGCCGCCGCCCGACGCTTGTCCCGTACACGAGCCGCATTTCGTCGCCGAAGACGATCTCCATACGCGGCTCGAGCGTCGCGACGTCGTCGACACGACCACCGACCACGACGGCCACGCGCGCGTCTGGATCCGCACCCTGGAGGACGAGCCGATCACGGCGGGGCTGCTGGCCATCTTCGCCGACTTCCTGCCCGGCTCGATCCCGGTGACCCGAGGGTCCAGCAGTCTCGACAACACCCTGCGCATCTGTCGCCTGGTCCCCGCGCGCTGGTGCCTGATCGACTCGCGCGTGCAGGGCATGGCGTCCGGGTTCTTCCACGGCGAACTCTCGCTCTTTGCCGAGGACGGAACCCTGCTCGCCACGGCCAGCCAGAGCGGCGCGCTCCCGAAGCGACGTTGA
- a CDS encoding MFS transporter, whose translation MADAGSRPRLLTPEFWTLTASASVFFLGTSAVNALLPRFVVDELGGSELTAGIVMGSTAISALLTRIGLGRLADRRGARLVILLGAVLATLGLLLLAALPHVPGAILSRLVLGAGSAAVMTASTLRSIELAPESRRSEAASYVLISFHVGMGLGPALGEVLLGFLSYAAVWATLSTVTAAGGGVALFLHSQPKPPSTEPSPLIHRNALAPGMLTLLGVFAFNGFQMFVPLYGREVGLENVGAVFLVSSIAMVVVRIFFGSVPDRIGPVRAGTLALATTVFASLVVAGWAAPAGVFVGAALLSCGLALQSPSFIAIAVQGVPEHQRGSAMATYTAFFDVANALIGPVYGGIVSASGYRSAFLTSGVLSALAIVLLHAIVAQRWRRGVRRAAQGPEAP comes from the coding sequence GTGGCTGACGCTGGCAGCCGCCCGCGACTGCTCACGCCCGAGTTCTGGACGCTGACGGCCTCGGCCAGCGTCTTCTTCCTCGGCACGAGCGCGGTCAACGCCTTGCTGCCACGCTTCGTGGTCGACGAACTCGGCGGCAGCGAGCTCACCGCGGGCATCGTGATGGGTTCGACGGCGATCTCGGCGCTGCTCACGCGCATCGGCCTGGGACGTCTCGCCGACCGCCGGGGCGCGCGGCTCGTGATCCTGCTCGGCGCTGTGCTCGCCACGCTGGGGCTGCTCTTGCTGGCCGCCCTCCCCCACGTGCCCGGCGCGATTCTCTCCCGCCTCGTGCTCGGGGCGGGCAGCGCGGCCGTGATGACCGCCTCGACCCTGCGTTCGATCGAGCTCGCACCCGAGTCGCGGCGCAGCGAAGCCGCGAGTTATGTCCTGATCTCCTTCCACGTCGGCATGGGCCTCGGTCCGGCGCTGGGCGAAGTGCTGCTCGGCTTTCTCTCCTACGCCGCGGTGTGGGCGACCCTCTCGACCGTTACCGCCGCGGGGGGCGGCGTCGCGCTCTTCCTCCACAGCCAGCCCAAGCCGCCGTCGACCGAGCCCTCTCCGCTGATCCATCGGAACGCACTGGCCCCGGGCATGCTCACCCTGCTCGGCGTGTTCGCCTTCAACGGCTTCCAGATGTTCGTGCCGCTCTACGGTCGCGAGGTCGGCCTCGAGAACGTGGGTGCAGTCTTCCTGGTGTCGTCGATCGCGATGGTCGTGGTGCGGATCTTCTTCGGCAGCGTCCCCGATCGAATCGGCCCGGTGCGCGCCGGCACCCTGGCCCTGGCCACGACCGTTTTTGCGAGTCTCGTGGTCGCGGGATGGGCGGCGCCGGCCGGTGTTTTCGTCGGCGCGGCGCTCTTGTCTTGCGGGCTCGCGCTGCAGTCGCCGTCCTTCATCGCGATCGCGGTGCAGGGCGTTCCCGAGCACCAGCGTGGTTCGGCCATGGCCACCTACACCGCGTTCTTCGACGTGGCGAATGCGCTGATCGGCCCGGTCTACGGCGGGATCGTCAGCGCCAGCGGTTACCGGAGCGCGTTCCTCACCTCGGGCGTCTTGTCCGCGCTGGCGATCGTGCTCCTGCACGCGATCGTGGCGCAGCGTTGGCGCCGGGGCGTGCGTCGTGCCGCGCAGGGCCCGGAGGCGCCCTGA
- a CDS encoding fructose bisphosphate aldolase translates to MNQEQLDKVRTQPGFIAALDQSGGSTPKALRLYGVPEDTYSGDAEMFDKVHEMRCRIMTSQSFGGDRILGAILFEMTMDREVEGQSTADYLWQKKQVVPFLKTDKGLADEKDGAQIMKPFPDLDDLLDRGVAKGIFGTKMRSVIKLANESGIKAVVDQQFEIGRRIVAKGLVPIIEPEVDINSPEKAAAEEILRRELLAGLGSLSADEKVMFKLTLPETDGFYKECQDHPNMVRVVALSGGYSREEANGRLSRNPGMVASFSRALTEGLSAQQSQAEFDKQLDESIQSIYDASKT, encoded by the coding sequence ATGAATCAAGAGCAACTCGACAAGGTCCGCACCCAGCCCGGCTTCATCGCCGCCCTCGACCAGAGCGGTGGCAGCACGCCGAAGGCGCTCCGCCTCTACGGCGTTCCGGAAGACACCTACTCGGGCGACGCCGAGATGTTCGACAAGGTCCACGAGATGCGCTGCCGCATCATGACCAGCCAGAGCTTCGGGGGCGATCGCATCCTCGGCGCGATCCTGTTCGAGATGACGATGGACCGCGAGGTCGAGGGGCAGTCGACCGCCGACTACCTGTGGCAGAAGAAGCAGGTCGTCCCCTTCCTCAAGACCGACAAGGGCCTCGCCGACGAGAAGGACGGCGCCCAGATCATGAAGCCGTTCCCGGATCTCGACGATCTGCTCGATCGCGGCGTTGCGAAGGGCATCTTCGGCACGAAGATGCGCTCGGTGATCAAGCTCGCCAACGAGTCGGGCATCAAGGCTGTCGTCGATCAGCAGTTCGAGATCGGTCGCCGTATCGTCGCGAAGGGTCTCGTGCCGATCATCGAGCCCGAGGTCGACATCAACAGCCCCGAGAAGGCGGCCGCCGAGGAGATCCTGCGGCGCGAGCTGCTCGCCGGGCTGGGGTCGCTCTCGGCCGACGAGAAGGTGATGTTCAAGCTCACGCTTCCCGAGACGGACGGCTTCTACAAGGAGTGCCAGGACCACCCGAACATGGTTCGCGTGGTGGCGCTCTCCGGTGGCTACAGCCGAGAAGAGGCGAACGGTCGCCTGTCGCGGAACCCGGGAATGGTCGCGAGCTTCTCGCGCGCACTCACCGAGGGCCTGTCGGCCCAGCAGTCCCAGGCCGAGTTCGACAAGCAGCTCGACGAGTCGATCCAGAGCATCTACGACGCCTCGAAGACCTGA
- a CDS encoding VOC family protein: MPARPAKPSFAKPCLDIALMTDRLDAARAFWGETVGLPFEETLRPQRGVAQHRFGIHGSVVKVNCVESLPEEPRSGIRALWIADPAVTEARRLEGPHGEHVERVAPGTRGITALGIGLAVRDRERHRAFYRDVLGFDEDGDALVCGTTRLFLEEDPDAPADASLFGPGYRYLTVQIFDCAESHRRALAAGAQEGAPPRRAGEVAIFSMVRDPDGNWVELSQRASLTGPLPAPG, encoded by the coding sequence GTGCCCGCCCGTCCCGCCAAGCCGTCCTTCGCGAAACCGTGTCTGGACATCGCGCTGATGACCGATCGGCTCGACGCCGCGCGCGCCTTCTGGGGCGAAACCGTGGGTCTCCCTTTCGAAGAGACGCTGCGGCCCCAACGGGGTGTGGCCCAGCACCGTTTCGGGATCCACGGGTCCGTCGTGAAGGTGAACTGCGTGGAGTCGCTCCCCGAGGAGCCGCGTTCGGGCATTCGCGCCCTGTGGATCGCGGACCCGGCGGTGACCGAGGCGCGCAGGCTCGAAGGGCCGCATGGCGAACACGTCGAGCGGGTCGCACCCGGCACGCGGGGCATCACCGCCCTCGGGATCGGGCTCGCGGTTCGCGATCGCGAACGACACCGGGCCTTCTACCGCGACGTGCTCGGCTTCGACGAAGACGGCGACGCCCTGGTGTGTGGAACCACGCGCCTCTTCCTGGAAGAAGACCCCGATGCGCCGGCCGACGCGTCGCTGTTCGGGCCGGGCTATCGCTATCTGACCGTGCAGATCTTCGACTGTGCCGAATCCCACCGACGCGCCCTGGCCGCGGGGGCGCAGGAAGGCGCGCCGCCGCGCCGCGCGGGGGAGGTCGCCATCTTCTCCATGGTCCGCGACCCCGACGGCAACTGGGTCGAACTCTCCCAGCGCGCATCCCTCACCGGGCCCCTCCCGGCCCCGGGCTGA
- a CDS encoding alcohol dehydrogenase catalytic domain-containing protein has translation MRALFYHGKEDIRFEEVPDPSPERTDGVVVRIERTAICGSDLHIYHGTMGDDPYAIGHEAIGEIVEVGSAVRRFRSGDRVLVSGVIGCGGCGSCLRDYVDACETSGARVFGTNQGLAGGQAEALAVPDADRSLHRIPDGVTAKSAVLLTDILPTGYYGALNAEIEPGHDVAVIGCGPVGLMAIQSAQLFGPRRVFALDSVPDRLAAAQKLGAIPCDVGADVNAEILEATGGLGPHSVIEAVGADATIQNALALVRRGGRVSVIGVNLNPEFVFPMSLALMKNLTFRIGVCPVPRLWPNLVPLLAEGTLQPDFVFTHERPLSEGPEAYALFDSRRDGVLKVLLDPTA, from the coding sequence GTGCGCGCGCTCTTCTATCACGGCAAGGAAGACATCCGCTTCGAGGAGGTTCCGGACCCCTCGCCGGAACGGACCGACGGAGTCGTCGTGCGCATCGAGCGCACCGCGATCTGCGGCTCGGACCTCCACATCTACCACGGCACGATGGGCGACGACCCCTACGCAATCGGTCACGAGGCGATCGGGGAGATCGTCGAGGTCGGTTCGGCGGTCCGACGCTTTCGCAGCGGCGATCGCGTGCTCGTGTCGGGCGTGATCGGCTGTGGGGGCTGCGGAAGCTGCTTGCGCGACTACGTCGATGCCTGCGAGACGTCCGGGGCACGGGTCTTTGGTACGAACCAGGGACTCGCCGGCGGTCAGGCCGAAGCCCTTGCCGTCCCGGACGCCGACCGGAGCCTGCACCGGATTCCCGACGGCGTGACGGCGAAGAGCGCCGTGCTGCTCACCGACATCCTGCCCACGGGCTACTACGGGGCGCTGAACGCCGAGATCGAGCCGGGCCACGACGTCGCCGTGATCGGCTGCGGCCCGGTCGGGTTGATGGCGATCCAGAGCGCCCAGCTCTTCGGTCCGCGGCGGGTGTTCGCACTGGACAGCGTCCCGGACCGGTTGGCTGCCGCCCAGAAGCTCGGCGCGATTCCCTGCGATGTCGGGGCCGACGTGAACGCCGAGATCCTCGAAGCGACGGGCGGCCTCGGTCCCCACAGCGTGATCGAGGCGGTGGGCGCCGACGCGACCATCCAGAACGCCCTGGCGCTGGTACGGCGAGGCGGCCGGGTGAGTGTGATCGGCGTGAACCTGAACCCCGAGTTCGTCTTTCCCATGTCGCTGGCGCTGATGAAGAACCTGACCTTCCGGATCGGCGTGTGTCCGGTGCCGCGGCTCTGGCCCAACCTGGTGCCATTGCTCGCCGAGGGCACCCTGCAGCCCGACTTCGTCTTCACCCACGAGCGTCCCCTCTCCGAGGGGCCCGAGGCGTACGCGCTCTTCGACAGCCGTCGCGACGGCGTGTTGAAGGTGCTGCTCGACCCCACGGCCTGA
- a CDS encoding PaaI family thioesterase has protein sequence MPEYSSQTPPRSATGGLIPFVDRSGLVLEEARRGYVRMRMPLEGNVNHVGMMYAGALFTLAEVPGGALFVSSFDAKQFYPIVKSLDIQFRRPAKSDITVEVSLTDARIEEIAAAAEANGKADYDWECELVDAEGTVVARTTNRYQMRRIGT, from the coding sequence GTGCCCGAATATTCCTCGCAGACTCCGCCGCGCTCGGCGACCGGCGGCCTGATCCCCTTCGTCGATCGCAGCGGTCTCGTGCTCGAAGAAGCGCGCCGCGGCTACGTCCGGATGCGCATGCCCCTCGAGGGAAACGTCAACCACGTCGGGATGATGTACGCCGGCGCACTCTTCACGCTGGCCGAGGTCCCGGGCGGCGCTCTGTTCGTGAGCAGCTTCGATGCGAAGCAGTTCTACCCGATCGTCAAGAGTCTCGACATCCAGTTCCGAAGGCCCGCGAAGAGTGACATCACCGTCGAGGTCTCGCTCACCGACGCTCGGATCGAAGAGATCGCCGCTGCGGCCGAGGCCAACGGCAAGGCCGACTACGACTGGGAGTGCGAGCTCGTCGACGCCGAGGGCACGGTCGTCGCGCGCACGACCAACCGCTACCAGATGCGGCGCATCGGCACCTAG
- a CDS encoding acyl-CoA dehydrogenase family protein, whose protein sequence is MDFEIPAELQSYLQELDAFIEAEIRPLEEQDDNIRFFDHRREDARTDWDRGGLPNEAWEALLGEARRRADAAGHYRYPFPKEYGGRDGTNLGMAIIREHLAHKGLGLHNDLQNEHSIVGNNVGLLLMLEYGTEAQQREWVDDLATGRKGFAFGITEPAHGSDATHMETRAVRDGDHWVINGEKTWNTGIHKAPYDMVMARTSGEAGDGKGITAFLVPMQAEGVQIEEMLWTFNMPTDHGRVSFTDVRVPESAIFGGDGRGLAVVQHFFNENRIRQAASSLGAAQFCVDASVAYANERKPFGKPLSANQAIQFPLVELQTQCEMLRALIHKTAWQMDRDGAFSVSDRVSMCNYWSNRLCCEAADRAMQVHGGLGYSRHKPFEHIYRHHRRYRITEGAEEIQMRRVAGYLFGFMKQRAPKGVDEAKG, encoded by the coding sequence GTGGACTTCGAGATTCCCGCCGAGCTGCAGTCCTACCTGCAGGAACTGGACGCCTTCATCGAGGCGGAGATCCGCCCGCTCGAGGAGCAGGACGACAACATCCGCTTCTTCGATCACCGCCGCGAGGACGCCCGCACCGACTGGGACCGGGGCGGTCTGCCGAACGAGGCCTGGGAGGCGCTGCTGGGGGAGGCCCGCCGGCGGGCCGATGCCGCCGGGCACTACCGCTACCCCTTCCCGAAGGAGTACGGCGGTCGCGACGGTACGAACCTCGGGATGGCGATCATCCGTGAGCACCTCGCCCACAAGGGTCTCGGCCTGCACAACGACCTCCAGAACGAGCACTCGATCGTCGGCAACAACGTGGGGCTCCTGCTGATGCTCGAGTACGGCACCGAGGCACAGCAGCGCGAGTGGGTCGACGATCTCGCGACTGGGCGGAAGGGTTTTGCGTTCGGGATCACCGAGCCGGCTCACGGCTCCGACGCCACCCACATGGAGACCCGTGCGGTGCGCGACGGCGACCACTGGGTGATCAACGGCGAGAAGACCTGGAACACCGGGATCCACAAGGCCCCCTACGACATGGTCATGGCGCGCACGTCGGGCGAGGCGGGAGACGGGAAGGGCATCACCGCGTTCCTGGTGCCCATGCAGGCCGAGGGCGTTCAGATCGAGGAGATGCTCTGGACCTTCAACATGCCCACCGACCACGGGCGGGTGTCGTTCACCGACGTCCGGGTGCCCGAGTCCGCCATCTTCGGCGGGGACGGGCGGGGGCTCGCGGTGGTCCAGCACTTCTTCAACGAGAACCGGATCCGGCAAGCGGCTTCGAGCCTGGGCGCCGCCCAGTTCTGCGTGGATGCGTCGGTGGCCTACGCCAACGAGCGGAAGCCCTTCGGCAAGCCCCTGTCGGCGAATCAGGCGATTCAGTTCCCGCTGGTCGAGCTCCAGACCCAGTGCGAGATGCTGCGCGCCCTGATTCACAAGACCGCCTGGCAGATGGACCGGGATGGCGCCTTCTCGGTCTCGGACCGGGTGTCGATGTGCAACTACTGGTCGAACCGGCTCTGCTGCGAAGCCGCCGATCGCGCCATGCAAGTACACGGCGGTCTCGGCTACTCCCGTCACAAGCCCTTCGAGCACATCTACCGTCACCACCGCCGCTACCGGATCACCGAAGGCGCCGAAGAGATCCAGATGCGCCGCGTCGCGGGCTATCTCTTCGGTTTCATGAAGCAGCGCGCGCCGAAGGGCGTCGACGAGGCGAAGGGCTGA
- a CDS encoding phosphotransferase family protein, whose amino-acid sequence MAEFEERLRESLAGALPGFRALRSVRRLSGGASQETYRLEVETAAGLQPLAVRRAAGGFDAGDEATGPGLAVEAELFRVARAAGVPEPEILHVFTPEEGLGPGFVMEWLEGETVGGRILRAPELEAVRPRLAFQCGEILARIHGIDVAAHGLDAKLKTVPAEAFVREVWDRYVSFETSLPMIDYTARWLLDHLPPTQEARLVHNDFRNGNLMVGPEGVVAVLDWELAHLGDPIRDLGWICTNSWRFGRTELPVGGFGCLEDLLDGYAHVSGVRVDPDHVRFWEVFGSFWWAAMSLSMAVAWRGGLDRTVERPAVARRSSECQVDCANLIIPGPVELVEEAPAASSVDMPRVDELLTSVRDFLREDARGALEGRAAFLALVASNSVDIALREGALGPAHRACELERLRRLFHSEGSLAVLRARLCRELREGDMRLDRPGLADHLRITAANQLAIDQPRYSGLATALNAAP is encoded by the coding sequence ATGGCCGAGTTCGAGGAGCGTCTGCGCGAGAGCCTGGCCGGCGCCTTGCCCGGCTTTCGCGCCCTGCGTTCCGTCCGGCGTCTGAGTGGCGGGGCGAGTCAGGAGACCTACCGACTCGAGGTCGAGACCGCGGCGGGGCTGCAACCGCTCGCGGTGCGCCGGGCGGCTGGCGGATTCGACGCGGGCGACGAGGCGACGGGGCCCGGGCTCGCCGTCGAGGCCGAGCTCTTTCGGGTCGCGCGCGCGGCGGGGGTGCCCGAGCCCGAGATCCTCCACGTGTTCACTCCCGAAGAAGGGCTGGGCCCCGGCTTCGTCATGGAGTGGCTCGAGGGCGAGACCGTCGGCGGGCGGATCCTGCGCGCCCCGGAGCTGGAGGCCGTCCGTCCGCGTCTGGCCTTTCAGTGCGGTGAGATCCTGGCCCGCATCCACGGCATCGACGTCGCCGCGCACGGACTCGACGCGAAGCTGAAGACGGTGCCGGCGGAGGCGTTCGTCCGCGAGGTCTGGGACCGCTACGTCTCCTTCGAGACGTCGCTGCCGATGATCGACTACACGGCGCGCTGGCTCCTCGATCACCTGCCGCCCACCCAGGAAGCGCGACTCGTCCACAACGACTTTCGCAACGGGAACCTGATGGTGGGTCCGGAGGGCGTGGTGGCGGTGCTCGATTGGGAGCTCGCCCACCTCGGGGATCCGATTCGCGACCTTGGCTGGATCTGCACCAACTCGTGGCGCTTCGGTCGGACCGAGCTGCCCGTCGGAGGCTTCGGCTGCCTCGAGGATCTGCTCGACGGCTACGCGCACGTCTCTGGCGTGCGGGTCGACCCGGACCACGTGCGCTTCTGGGAGGTGTTCGGCTCGTTCTGGTGGGCGGCGATGAGTCTGTCGATGGCGGTGGCCTGGCGCGGTGGGCTCGATCGCACCGTCGAGCGGCCGGCCGTGGCGCGCCGGAGCTCCGAGTGTCAGGTCGACTGCGCGAATCTGATCATCCCCGGCCCGGTCGAACTCGTCGAGGAAGCGCCGGCGGCGAGCTCGGTCGACATGCCGCGTGTCGACGAGCTCTTGACGAGCGTGCGCGACTTCCTGCGCGAAGACGCCCGGGGGGCGCTCGAGGGGCGCGCCGCCTTTCTCGCCCTGGTCGCGTCGAACTCGGTCGACATCGCACTGCGCGAGGGCGCGCTGGGCCCGGCGCATCGCGCGTGCGAGCTCGAGCGACTGCGCCGACTGTTCCACAGCGAGGGCTCCCTCGCCGTCCTGCGCGCGCGACTCTGCCGCGAACTCCGTGAGGGCGACATGCGACTCGACCGCCCGGGCCTCGCCGACCACTTGCGCATCACCGCCGCCAACCAGCTCGCCATCGATCAGCCGCGTTACTCGGGGTTGGCGACGGCGCTGAACGCAGCCCCCTGA
- a CDS encoding DUF4124 domain-containing protein: MGIRTASAAVVLCLLGLPASAEIYRWVDDQGNVHFTSRLHEVPPDQRGVAERPLGSGQGSLQRFEGSSPPPAAASPAPATKRPGRRGARPEPEEERVNGLTEAQWRERAEGYRAAIARLEPQVEACKKDRFRWKSGAGRRARDEEVREAQACSRARSNLSMNQTWLENWVESGRRAGVPPGWFR, encoded by the coding sequence ATGGGAATACGGACCGCCAGCGCCGCCGTCGTCCTGTGTCTGCTCGGGCTCCCGGCCAGCGCCGAGATCTACCGGTGGGTCGACGATCAGGGCAACGTCCACTTCACGAGCCGGCTGCACGAAGTCCCGCCCGATCAACGCGGTGTCGCCGAGCGGCCCCTCGGCAGCGGCCAGGGATCCCTCCAACGCTTCGAGGGTTCGTCGCCCCCTCCGGCCGCCGCCTCCCCGGCCCCCGCGACGAAGCGGCCCGGGCGTCGCGGTGCCAGGCCAGAGCCCGAGGAAGAGCGCGTCAACGGGCTCACCGAAGCCCAGTGGCGCGAGCGCGCGGAGGGCTACCGCGCCGCCATCGCTCGCCTCGAGCCCCAGGTCGAAGCCTGCAAGAAGGACCGCTTCCGCTGGAAGTCGGGTGCAGGGCGACGCGCTCGCGATGAAGAGGTCCGCGAAGCCCAGGCCTGCAGCCGCGCGCGCTCGAACCTCTCGATGAACCAGACCTGGCTCGAGAACTGGGTCGAGAGCGGTCGACGCGCGGGCGTGCCGCCGGGGTGGTTCCGCTGA
- a CDS encoding aromatic ring-hydroxylating dioxygenase subunit alpha has product MTEPLPLSPESLEAAARPLEKAGTLPAEAYTSPAVYALERRHLFEGGWLCAGRVDQVPERGDFAPLDLLGDRLMLVHGSDGEIRVLSRVCRHRGAELVGEPGNTRVFQCPYHAWTYDLTGRLRGAPLIDRDDPALHDCRLPEVRSEVWLGWVFVNLDGHAAALGPQLEPLEEALAPFGISEMTAVHTATYPSPFNWKVLVDNFMEAYHHIATHRDTLEGVFPAARSEVPDNHGPYSLLRMPAKEEGVDPLLAAVVYPFHLFAPGKHGTAWYQLFPLDAEHFELRIYTCATRAQWEDPATAEALTGMQALVRTVHEQDIGACEAVQAGMQAASFEVGTLARFEKAIWQFNQWWLGRWSGPSASGR; this is encoded by the coding sequence GTGACCGAACCGCTTCCGCTCTCACCCGAGTCACTGGAGGCGGCGGCGCGACCGCTCGAGAAGGCAGGCACGCTCCCCGCCGAGGCGTACACGTCGCCCGCGGTCTACGCCCTGGAACGCCGCCATCTCTTCGAGGGCGGCTGGCTGTGCGCGGGACGCGTCGACCAGGTGCCCGAGCGCGGCGACTTCGCGCCGCTCGATCTCCTCGGCGACCGGCTCATGCTGGTCCACGGGAGCGACGGCGAGATCCGCGTGCTGTCGCGGGTGTGTCGTCACCGCGGCGCCGAACTGGTGGGCGAGCCGGGCAACACCCGCGTCTTCCAATGCCCCTATCACGCCTGGACCTACGATCTGACCGGCCGCTTGCGCGGCGCACCCTTGATCGACCGCGACGACCCGGCCCTCCACGACTGTCGTCTTCCCGAAGTGCGCAGCGAGGTCTGGCTGGGCTGGGTGTTCGTGAACCTCGATGGCCACGCAGCGGCACTCGGGCCCCAGCTCGAACCGCTCGAGGAAGCGCTGGCTCCCTTCGGGATCTCGGAGATGACGGCGGTCCATACGGCGACCTATCCCTCGCCCTTCAACTGGAAGGTGCTCGTGGACAACTTCATGGAGGCGTACCACCACATCGCCACCCATCGCGACACGCTCGAAGGGGTGTTTCCCGCAGCGCGCTCCGAGGTTCCCGACAACCACGGCCCCTACTCGCTCCTGCGGATGCCGGCGAAGGAGGAGGGCGTCGATCCGCTGCTGGCCGCCGTCGTCTATCCCTTCCACCTGTTCGCGCCCGGCAAGCATGGCACGGCGTGGTATCAGCTCTTCCCGTTGGACGCCGAGCACTTCGAGCTGCGGATCTACACCTGCGCAACGCGCGCGCAGTGGGAGGATCCGGCGACGGCCGAGGCGCTGACCGGGATGCAAGCGCTGGTGCGAACCGTGCACGAACAGGACATCGGCGCGTGCGAGGCCGTCCAGGCCGGGATGCAGGCGGCGAGCTTCGAGGTCGGCACGCTCGCGCGCTTCGAGAAGGCGATCTGGCAGTTCAACCAGTGGTGGCTCGGGCGTTGGTCCGGCCCCTCGGCGAGCGGTCGCTGA
- a CDS encoding ASPIC/UnbV domain-containing protein: MFWRAVARDDPNSPEPSIFDRSQGPHSAGYIEGVSFSGNERNNLFLSEAAGRFEDVSGLSGMDHPADGRAMGILDYDRDGYIDLAVVNANAPSFQLFRNRIGDLGPNREMLALRFVGSHRGGDPDPTRSNRDGYGARVELTMGDSRIVREHRAGEGFSSQNSRTLLVGLGEDPGALGLQVRWPSGKLQEVAAADAGSLVTLYEDPAESPDGSGVVVEPYRRPGLAAKARQASPRSLALKKLALSSYGSSNGAKLRMLTTMATWCETCKGELPQIALLRDAFDAKDVALLGVPVDEDDDPAKLERYRDENEPAYEMLMPLPETDRAAVQAAVMEALRIDALPATIIVDGSGNVVYADAGVPSVSELRSLLAGS; the protein is encoded by the coding sequence GTGTTCTGGCGGGCGGTCGCCCGCGACGATCCGAACTCCCCGGAACCCTCGATCTTCGATCGCAGCCAGGGGCCGCACTCGGCCGGCTACATCGAAGGCGTGTCGTTCAGTGGCAACGAGCGCAACAACCTGTTCCTCAGCGAAGCGGCGGGCCGCTTCGAGGACGTGTCCGGGCTGTCGGGGATGGACCATCCGGCAGATGGTCGGGCGATGGGCATCCTCGACTACGACCGGGACGGCTACATCGACCTCGCCGTCGTGAACGCGAATGCGCCGAGCTTCCAGCTCTTCCGCAACCGCATCGGTGACCTCGGCCCGAACCGGGAGATGCTGGCGCTCCGTTTCGTGGGCAGCCATCGCGGAGGCGATCCGGACCCGACCCGTTCGAACCGCGATGGCTACGGCGCCCGCGTGGAGCTCACGATGGGCGATTCCCGGATCGTCCGCGAGCATCGCGCGGGAGAGGGGTTCTCGTCCCAGAACAGCCGCACGCTGCTCGTCGGGCTCGGTGAGGATCCGGGCGCGCTGGGCCTCCAGGTGCGCTGGCCTTCGGGGAAGCTGCAAGAAGTCGCCGCCGCGGACGCGGGTTCGCTGGTCACGCTCTATGAGGATCCGGCCGAATCGCCGGACGGTTCGGGGGTCGTCGTCGAGCCCTACCGGCGCCCCGGGCTCGCGGCGAAGGCCCGGCAGGCGTCGCCCCGATCGCTCGCGCTGAAGAAGCTCGCGCTGAGCTCCTACGGTTCGAGCAACGGCGCGAAGCTGCGCATGCTCACCACGATGGCCACCTGGTGCGAGACCTGCAAAGGCGAGCTCCCCCAGATCGCGCTGCTGCGCGACGCCTTCGACGCGAAGGACGTGGCCCTGCTCGGCGTGCCCGTCGACGAAGACGACGACCCGGCGAAGCTCGAGCGCTACCGCGACGAAAACGAGCCGGCCTACGAGATGCTGATGCCGCTTCCCGAGACGGACCGCGCTGCGGTGCAGGCGGCGGTGATGGAAGCGCTGCGGATCGACGCGCTGCCCGCCACGATCATCGTCGACGGGAGTGGGAACGTCGTCTACGCCGATGCGGGCGTTCCATCCGTCTCGGAACTGCGCTCGCTGCTCGCGGGCAGCTGA